From Candidatus Hydrogenedentota bacterium, one genomic window encodes:
- a CDS encoding cbb3-type cytochrome c oxidase subunit I, with the protein MDASTGNRTGRGGIARLLFSTDHKVVALLYVVTALTMLMTGFLFMLLMRWQLAYPLQPLPWVGSWFAADHPSMPGGVITANFYNQLGAMHGTIMVFLAVVPLVVGGFGTYLVPLMLGASGLAFPRLSRAGYWFYLGGVVVLLGSFFSPGGAANSGWTAYAPLAVIENAGQSIWLVGMALVYLSSLLLSINMLVTIVQLRAEGMHFMRLPYFVWAQLVTAVLLILAFPPLAAAAVMQLMDRLMGSSFFLPSGLVVSGEALDVSGGGSALLWQHLFWFLGHPEVYVLLLPSFGIIAEIIANNTRKPLFGYRGMVYASLGLGALSLLVWAHHMYLTGMGAALSEFFQLTTIMISVPSVIIVTSLVVSLWGGSIRFNVPMLYALAFLPMFGIGGLTGLPLAMSATNIVLHDTYYVIGHFHYVVAPGILFAVFAGIYYWYPKATGRQMNTLLGHLHFWPTLICMNGIFSHLILQGFAGVSRRLYDGGETYAHGLENFGLNSAATWSAFGLGVVQIFFIINFFGSLKWGSKVDSNPWRATSMEWAAPSPPLPDINFDAPPKAYRGSMTYSQPGAATDFTPQWEEA; encoded by the coding sequence ATGGACGCATCAACCGGCAATCGGACCGGGCGCGGGGGAATCGCGCGACTTCTATTTTCCACGGACCACAAAGTAGTCGCGCTACTTTACGTGGTGACGGCGCTGACCATGCTCATGACGGGGTTTCTCTTCATGTTGCTGATGCGCTGGCAGCTTGCCTACCCCCTCCAGCCCCTTCCCTGGGTCGGGAGCTGGTTTGCGGCGGATCACCCCTCCATGCCGGGCGGCGTGATCACCGCGAATTTCTACAACCAGTTGGGGGCGATGCACGGGACCATCATGGTGTTCCTGGCGGTGGTGCCCCTGGTCGTGGGCGGGTTTGGCACCTATCTCGTGCCGCTGATGCTGGGTGCGTCGGGTCTGGCCTTTCCGCGTCTGAGCCGGGCGGGCTACTGGTTTTATCTCGGGGGTGTCGTGGTGCTTCTGGGCAGTTTCTTCTCCCCCGGTGGCGCGGCCAACTCCGGCTGGACGGCCTATGCGCCGCTGGCGGTTATTGAGAACGCGGGCCAGTCCATCTGGCTTGTGGGCATGGCGCTGGTGTATCTGTCTTCGCTCCTGCTGAGCATCAACATGCTGGTTACGATTGTGCAGCTTCGGGCCGAGGGCATGCACTTCATGCGCCTGCCCTATTTCGTGTGGGCGCAACTGGTCACGGCGGTGCTACTGATTCTGGCTTTCCCGCCGCTGGCGGCGGCGGCCGTGATGCAGCTCATGGACCGGTTGATGGGATCGAGCTTTTTCCTCCCCAGCGGTCTGGTCGTGAGCGGCGAGGCGCTGGACGTGAGCGGCGGCGGCAGCGCCCTGCTGTGGCAGCATCTGTTCTGGTTCCTGGGCCATCCCGAGGTCTACGTGCTGCTGCTGCCTTCCTTCGGCATCATCGCGGAGATTATCGCCAACAACACGCGCAAGCCCCTTTTCGGCTACCGGGGCATGGTGTACGCCAGCCTGGGACTGGGCGCGCTTTCGCTGCTGGTCTGGGCCCACCACATGTATCTCACGGGTATGGGCGCGGCGCTGAGCGAATTTTTCCAATTGACAACCATCATGATCTCCGTGCCGTCGGTGATTATTGTCACGTCCCTTGTGGTTTCCCTCTGGGGCGGCTCCATCCGCTTTAATGTGCCCATGCTCTACGCCCTGGCCTTTCTGCCCATGTTCGGCATCGGCGGTCTCACGGGACTTCCCCTGGCGATGTCGGCCACCAATATTGTGCTGCACGACACGTATTACGTGATCGGCCACTTCCACTACGTGGTGGCGCCGGGCATACTTTTCGCCGTCTTCGCGGGGATCTATTACTGGTATCCCAAGGCCACGGGGCGGCAGATGAACACGCTGCTGGGCCACCTCCATTTCTGGCCTACGCTCATCTGCATGAACGGTATTTTCTCCCACCTTATCCTGCAAGGTTTCGCGGGGGTTTCCCGGCGCCTCTATGACGGCGGCGAGACCTACGCCCATGGTCTGGAAAACTTCGGGCTGAACTCCGCCGCGACCTGGTCCGCCTTTGGCCTGGGCGTCGTGCAGATCTTCTTCATTATCAATTTCTTCGGCAGCCTCAAGTGGGGCAGCAAGGTCGACAGCAATCCGTGGCGCGCGACGTCGATGGAGTGGGCGGCGCCGTCGCCCCCCCTGCCCGACATCAATTTTGACGCGCCGCCGAAGGCGTACCGAGGCTCGATGACCTACAGCCAGCCGGGCGCCGCGACCGATTTCACGCCCCAATGGGAGGAAGCGTAA